The following proteins are co-located in the Dromiciops gliroides isolate mDroGli1 chromosome 2, mDroGli1.pri, whole genome shotgun sequence genome:
- the LOC122741609 gene encoding protein NDRG2-like — protein sequence MAELQEVHITEEKPLLPGQTPETNKEAELAARILLDQGQTHSVETPYGSVTFTVYGTPKPKRPAILTYHDVGLNYNTCFKPLFDFGDMQEIIKNFVRVHVEAPGMEEGAPVFPLGYQYPSLDQLAEMIPIILQYLNFSTIIGVGVGAGAYILSRFALTNPDLVEGLVLINIDCNAKGWMDWAAHKLTGLTSSIPEMILEHLFSQEELSGHSELVHRYRDIIMHAPNIDNVELFWNSYNNRRDLHFERRGDATLKYPVMLVVGDQAPYEDAVVECNSKLDPTKTSFLKMADSGGQPQLTQPGKLTEAFKYFVQGMGYMASSCMTRLSRSRTASLTSRASIDSGRSRTVSQSSESGTVPSGSPGHTMEVSS from the coding sequence ACAGACTCATTCTGTGGAGACCCCTTATGGCTCCGTCACTTTCACTGTCTATGGCACCCCCAAACCCAAGCGTCCAGCGATCCTCACCTACCACGATGTAGGACTCAATTATAATACTTGCTTCAAGCCTCTGTTTGATTTCGGAGACAtgcaggaaattatcaagaacttTGTTCGGGTTCATGTGGAAGCCCCTGGCATGGAAGAGGGAGCACCTGTGTTTCCTTTGGGGTACCAGTATCCATCTTTGGACCAGCTTGCAGAAATGATCCCTATTATCTTGCAATACTTAAACTTCTCTACCATAATTGGAGTTGGAGTTGGAGCTGGAGCCTATATCCTGTCTCGATTTGCTCTTACAAACCCAGACCTAGTAGAAGGCCTTGTTCTCATCAACATCGATTGCAATGCTAAGGGATGGATGGACTGGGCTGCCCACAAGCTGACTGGCCTCACCTCCTCTATCCCTGAGATGATCCTTGAGCACCTCTTCAGTCAGGAAGAATTGTCTGGTCACTCAGAGCTGGTGCACCGGTATCGAGATATCATTATGCATGCTCCCAACATAGATAACGTTGAGCTCTTCTGGAACAGCTACAACAACCGCCGAGACCTGCACTTTGAACGTAGGGGTGATGCAACCCTCAAGTACCCTGTGATGCTTGTGGTGGGAGACCAGGCACCCTATGAAGATGCTGTGGTGGAATGTAACTCGAAGCTGGACCCAACCAAGACCTCTTTCCTCAAGATGGCAGATTCTGGAGGTCAGCCCCAGCTGACCCAGCCAGGCAAGCTGACCGAAGCCTTCAAGTATTTCGTTCAAGGCATGGGCTACATGGCATCTTCCTGTATGACCCGTTTATCCCGATCCCGAACTGCTTCCCTGACCAGTAGAGCTTCGATTGATAGCGGCCGTTCTCGAACCGTCTCTCAGAGCAGCGAGTCTGGGACTGTTCCTTCAGGGTCTCCAGGACATACTATGGAAGTCTCTAGTTga